The Mauremys reevesii isolate NIE-2019 linkage group 1, ASM1616193v1, whole genome shotgun sequence genome has a segment encoding these proteins:
- the ARHGEF5 gene encoding rho guanine nucleotide exchange factor 5 isoform X2, producing the protein MESEEANGGDPFPPATSSPSEENPDPTPARRGHDATTESVEMSTELPGSAEGAQISIAQDPLRHLSAGESAEMCGRSSNPVLSELEQRERDLRHQRGLSEWEKEPAVQERSLEKQRWDHSSNSEQGKLAHPESSQYSSFPNTVPQATATHDKTPQVQSPVLQIEFPQDQKQSLACHIAVPQAQHKETSMTDTIPIQGELATKHFMVCKDISEVHCKTETLHDDTIGDPPLQGLDVANGTIRELPPSTEAVAGTDEEPSPGMDVIGRMNPMPSVDNGEKVGGLQGAGEDTDSSSSHHPPYPLSDDSQGNSQLTGGNADGKMVLSSHERGNNALATDQKTEVAAWQSPSGSINLLPEEEKGADDGRAEGSTECPRVCVFHILNAAKNTEQEEWQREQLECGEEPEEEEQSEEKQPELEQEEPEWEKLEKEAKPVHEEQVWDREDQKEKRWDELEQEPGREEAEQEAPPPALNPASPSLSKQNWDLHDEGESISSAEGTGLASLPQESFSKDQHSGEDELFSIVLKACIGGANERAQPPAVIKSESQKPAGGSSMMHSPTCHISEHWGDMGVSDPFSSISFSGQDCEETCQDNRASNGEDGHSDGDGRTVQSFDDRGAISPLCREVTSSGAGNPDSSGTLDPSSGARNLGSFGPADPHPVAENPAFPSHYDFTPASPSEFNSAASAAGQSQEDADERSQMSPVGCTDQDKAPVSVQDTSRQTSYLQEAASSEGASVTTSTESVQTPHGLLTPEKGLNEDPSAPPSISKAFRSPPSRQSLPTDKDEVESTPAAPATMHLESSQAPNMALAPANYLEKVQRHQKPPTRSFVFQGKEMEANMVHTAQQNPLLDESHLSLEVEVPGTGSALNAVPQPPEEAVVLALEQHTQPTPPEPDSSSPLAPAPDANQLTYPLAPAPDSPLAPVPDADQLTHRPAPALGSPLATVPDAKQLTHPLAPVPCSPLAPAPDADQLTHPPAPAPDSPLATVPDADQLTHPPAPALGSPLATVPDTEQLTHPPAPVPSSPLAPAPDADQLTHPPAPAPSSPLAPDATQLAHHPGLALGSPLAPMPDANQLTHPPAAVPSSPLAPVSDADQFTHTLVPAPSSPPAPDATQVAHPLAPVPSLPQALVPDTDQLTHPPAPAPSSPPVPVYDTTQLIHPLAPVPSLLLAPVPDADQLAHSPSPVPGLPPALVPDATQLAHSLVPLPSLPLSPAPDATQLAHPLAPEPDADQLARHLAPAPSSPVTPAPDADQLTRHLAPAPSSLVTPAPDANQLAHPLAPGSLLVPVPDATQPPASAPGSPLAPLADATQLTHPPAPVPGSPSSPLALLADAYQLLQSQSLVPDSNQPPAPAPDIDQPLPPVSNSNPPLNYVSDSSQLLATAPNSSCPAQAPASVPDADSLAHALVPAPAVADGEENPLLMQMTHEGVSDAQWDPVTSLTLDVVDTSDLGVTSLAESSDFPTLENEAPMGHSDRSPEAMGQHLATHCGKSAPDYTSRPSLGGWGTSTDSQSRNSPQPPPLLAFSNPIHFLQFSPPSPPAIRTLYRQDAVFEEPQWDQAQAGPTSVDTRNRTAPAVIIEKTEGARTCKQKMEGQGEPLQLVAQVKEELARHAPLEKSSSWPDKKVIRVDMKEWGLNSGSQENVIKRRAKSRDWHRQGLRKMSVLPDNLQEEGAHKDQPTSLDTVILREKKSAATLDNFKRRHSKLINSSGLLYQEYSDVALNKAIQSQKRADSLAEDSELSSPSSPRLRRKVLSQQDSYLQRLSISSNASLWQDIPMIRGSRMLLNMSRDDQKLQEAKFELIMSEASYLRSLNVAVDHFQCSSELQTLLTNQERKWLFSRLQEVRDVSASFLFELEEKFEENMFNFNVCDVALRHAPEFRKVYLPYVTNQTYQEQIFQKLVTGNARFQQVLEKLESATVCQRLSLKSFLILPFQRITRLKLLLQNILKRTPPESDEEVQATQAYDALEKLIKDCNENVQRMKSTEELIYLRQKIDFECKNNQGKRVEFLFRTETHSEKLRWISALAPPRGEPDLLESPDSPQVQCIRTYKARENDELALEKADILMVMQNSNDGWMEGVKLSDGERGWFPSEHVEVISSKHARQMNLKEEQRVKNAKQQVFCKK; encoded by the exons ATGGAATCTGAAGAAGCCAATGGGGGAGACCCCTTTCCCCCAGCAACCAGCAGCCCTAGTGAGGAAAACCCTGATCCTACACCAGCCAGAAGGGGACATGATGCCACCACTGAGTCTGTAGAGATGAGCACTGAGCTGCCTGGCTCTGCAGAAGGAGCACAGATCTCCATTGCCCAGGATCCTCTGAGGCATCTCTCTGCTGGGGAATCAGCAGAGATGTGTGGCAGATCCTCTAACCCTGTTCTGTCAGAACTGGAACAAAGGGAGAGAGATCTAAGGCACCAGAGAGGACTCTCAGAGTGGGAGAAAGAGCCTGCAGTACAAGAGAGATCTTTGGAAAAACAGAGATGGGATCACTCCTCGAACTCTGAACAGGGAAAATTAGCTCATCCTGAAAGCAGTCAGTATTCTTCCTTTCCCAACACAGTCCCACAGGCAACAGCCACTCATGACAAAACCCCACAGGTACAGTCTCCAGTCCTTCAGATTGAATTTCCTCAGGATCAGAAACAGTCCCTGGCATGTCATATTGCTGTCCCCCAGGCACAGCATAAGGAAACCTCAATGACAGACACTATTCCCATCCAGGGGGAACTAGCCACTAAACACTTCATGGTGTGTAAAGACATTTCAGAGGTTCATTGCAAGACTGAGACTTTGCATGATGACACTATTGGAGATCCCCCCTTGCAGGGATTGGATGTAGCAAATGGGACCATCAGAGAGCTCCCGCCAAGTactgaagcagtggcagggacGGACGAGGAGCCATCTCCTGGGATGGATGTAATAGGCAGGATGAATCCCATGCCTTCTGTAGATAATGGTGAAAAAGTGGGAGGCTTACAGGGAGCGGGAGAGGATACAGACTCTTCCTCTTCACATCACCCACCCTATCCCTTATCAGATGACAGCCAAGGAAATTCACAGCTGACAGGAGGAAATGCAGATGGAAAGATGGTCCTGTCATCCCATGAGAGGGGAAACAATGCCTTGGCCACAGACCAGAAAACAGAAGTGGCTGCTTGGCAAAGTCCATCTGGTTCTATAAACCTCCTTccggaggaggagaaaggagcaGATGATGGAAGAGCAGAAGGCAGCACTGAATGTCCAAGAGTGTGTGTCTTCCACATACTGAATGCTGcaaaaaacacagagcaggaggagTGGCAGCGTGAGCAGCTAGAATGCGGGGAGGAGCCAGAAGAGGAGGAGCAGTCAGAAGAGAAGCAGCCAGAGCTGGAACAGGAGGAGCCAGAatgggagaagctagagaaggaagCGAAACCAGTGCACGAGGAGCAAGTATGGGACAGGGAAGATCAGAAGGAAAAGAGGTGGgatgagctggaacaagagccagggagggaagaggcggagcaggagGCTCCACCACCAGCACTCAATCCAGCATCACCTTCTCTCTCCAAGCAAAACTGGGACCTCCATGATGAGGGGGAGAGCATTTCCTCGGCTGAGGGAACAGGGCTGGCCTCTCTGCCCCAGGAATCATTCTCCAAAGATCAGCATTCTGGTGAGGATGAACTCTTCAGCATAGTGTTGAAGGCCTGCATTGGAGGAGCAAATGAAAGAGCTCAGCCACCTGCTGTGATAAAGTCTGAAAGTCAGAAGCCAGCGGGTGGGAGTTCCATGATGCACTCCCCCACTTGCCACATCTCTGAGCACTGGGGAGACATGGGGGTTTCTGACCCTTTCAGCTCCATTTCTTTCAGTGGCCAAGATTGTGAAGAAACCTGTCAGGATAACAGAGCCAGTAATGGTGAGGATGGCCATAGTGATGGAGATGGAAGGACAGTCCAGAGCTTTGATGACAGAGGAGCCATATCTCCATTATGCAGAGAAGTAACCTCATCTGGTGCAGGGAACCCAGACTCTTCTGGGACTCTGGACCCTTCTTCTGGTGCCAGGAACTTGGGATCTTTTGGTCCCGCAGATCCTCATCCTGTTGCAGAAAACCCAGCATTTCCCAGCCATTACGATTTCACTCCAGCCTCACCATCAGAGTTCAACTCGGCAGCATCAGCAGCTGGCCAATCTCAGGAGGATGCTGATGAAAGATCGCAAATGAGCCCTGTGGGATGTACTGACCAGGACAAAGCACCAGTCTCTGTACAGGACACATCCAGACAGACTTCTTACCTGCAGGAGGCAGCTTCTAGTGAAGGAGCCTCAGTGACCACCAGCACAGAGAGTGTCCAGACTCCTCATGGGCTGCTTACACCTGAGAAGGGCCTTAATGAAGACCCTAGTGCCCCACCTTCCATCTCCAAGGCTTTCAGAAGTCCCCCTTCAAGGCAGAGCCTGCCAACAGACAAAGATGAAGTAGAATCtactcctgcagctccagctaCAATGCACCTGGAGTCATCCCAAGCACCAAACATGGCTCTCGCTCCTGCAAATTacctggagaaagtccagaggcaCCAAAAGCCCCCAACGAGAAGTTTTGTTTTCCAGGGAAAGGAAATGGAAGCAAACATGGTTCACACAGCACAACAAAACCCTTTACTTGATGAGTCACATTTGAGCTTAGAGGTGGAAGTGCCAGGAACAGGAAGTGCCCTTAACGCTGTACCGCAGCCCCCAGAAGAAGCTGTAGTCCTGGCCCTGGAGCAGCACACACAGCCTACTCCTCCTGAGCCTGACTCCAGCTCGCCCCTGGCTCCTGCACCTGATGCCAACCAGCTCACCTACCCTCTGGCACCTGCGCCCGACTCACCCCTGGCTCCTGTGCCTGACGCTGACCAGCTCACCCACCGTCCAGCGCCTGCACTTGGCTCACCTCTGGCCACCGTGCCTGACGCCAAGCAGCTCACCCACCCTCTGGCTCCTGTGCCCTGCTCACCCCTAGCCCCTGCACCTGATGCCGACCAGCTCACCCACCCTCCAGCGCCTGCGCCCGATTCACCCCTGGCCACCGTGCCTGACGCTGACCAGCTCACCCACCCTCCGGCGCCTGCACTTGGCTCACCTCTGGCCACTGTGCCTGACACCGAGCAGCTCACCCACCCTCCGGCTCCTGTGCCCAGCTCACCCCTAGCCCCTGCACCTGATGCCGACCAGCTCACCCACCCTCCGGCTCCTGCGCCCAGCTCACCTCTGGCCCCTGATGCCACCCAGCTTGCCCACCATCCAGGGCTTGCGCTCGGCTCACCTCTGGCCCCCATGCCTGACGCCAACCAACTCACCCACCCTCCAGCTGCTGTGCCCAGCTCGCCCCTGGCTCCTGTGTCTGATGCCGACCAGTTCACTCACACTCTGGTTCCTGCACCCAGCTCGCCACCAGCCCCTGATGCCACCCAGGTCGCCCACCCTCTGGCTCCTGTGCCCAGCTTACCCCAGGCTCTTGTGCCTGATACCGACCAGCTCACCCACCCTCCAGCTCCTGCACCCAGCTCGCCCCCAGTCCCTGTGTATGATACCACCCAGCTCATCCACCCACTGGCTCCTGTGCCCAGCTTGCTCTTGGCACCTGTGCCTGACGCCGACCAACTCGCCCACTCTCCATCTCCTGTGCCCGGCTTGCCCCCAGCCCTTGTGCCTGATGCCACCCAGCTTGCCCACTCTTTAGTACCTTTGCCCAGCTTGCCCCTGTCTCCTGCGCCTGATGCCACCCAGCTCGCCCACCCTCTGGCTCCTGAACCTGATGCCGACCAGCTCGCCCGCCATCTGGCTCCTGCACCCAGCTCACCCGTGACTCCTGCACCTGATGCCGACCAGCTCACCCGCCATCTGGCTCCTGCACCCAGCTCCCTCGTGACTCCTGCACCTGATGCCAATCAGCTTGCCCACCCTCTGGCTCCTGGCTCACTCCTGGTTCCTGTGCCTGATGCCACCCAGCCTCCAGCTTCTGCACCTGGCTCACCCTTGGCTCCTTTGGCTGATGCCACCCAGCTCACCCACCCACCGGCTCCTGTGCCTGGCTCGCCCAGCTCGCCCCTGGCTCTTCTGGCTGATGCCTACCAGCTTCTCCAGTCTCAGTCCCTTGTGCCTGACTCCAACCAGCCTCCAGCCCCTGCACCTGATATTGACCAGCCTCTGCCTCCTGTATCTAACTCCAATCCACCTCTAAACTATGTATCAGATTCTAGTCAGTTACTGGCCACTGCCCCCAATTCCAGCTGccctgcccaggctccagcctctGTGCCTGATGCCGACAGCCTTGCTCATGCTCTGGTCCCTGCCCCTGCTGTGGCAGATGGAGAAGAGAACCCCCTCCTAATGCAGATGACCCACGAGGGAGTGTCTGATGCCCAGTGGGATCCTGTCACCTCACTTACACTGGATGTGGTGGACACCAGTGACTTAGGGGTCACTTCATTGGCCGAGAGCTCAGATTTTCCCACTTTGGAGAATGAGGCACCCATGGGCCACTCTGACAGAAGCCCTGAAGCAATGGGTCAGCACCTGGCTACACACTGTGGAAAGTCCGCACCTGATTACACCTCCAGGCCCTCCTTGGGAGGGTGGGGAACATCCACAGACTCTCAGAGTAGAAATTCACCACAGCCACCCCCACTACTAGCTTTCTCCAACCCAATCCACTTCCTGCAGTTCAGCCCTCCATCGCCACCAGCCATCAGAACACTGTACCGACAGGACGCAGTCTTCGAGGAGCCCCAGTGGGACCAGGCACAGGCAGGCCCCACCAGCGTGGATACGAGGAACAGAACAGCCCCTGCAGTGATAATAGAGAAAACAGAGGGCGCTAGGACATGCAAGCAAAAGATGGAAGGGCAGGGAGAACCACTTCAGCTTGTGGCCCAAGTGAAAGAGGAGTTGGCCAGACATGCACCCTTGGAGAAGTCATCAAGTTGGCCAGATAAAAAAGTCATCAGGGTGGACATGAAGGAGTGGGGACTCAATTCAGGGAGTCAGGAGAACGTGATCAAACGCCGAGCAAAAAGCAGAGATTGGCATCGGCAGGGCCTGAGGAAGATGTCAGTACTGCCAGACAACTTACAAG AGGAGGGAGCACACAAGGACCAGCCAACCAGCTTAGACACAGTTATACTTCG GGAGAAGAAATCTGCAGCCACACTGGATAATTTCAAGCGCCGACACTCCAAACTGATCAACTCCT CAGGGTTATTGTATCAGGAATACAGCGACGTGGCTCTGAACAAGGCAATCCAAAGCCAGAAGAGAGCAGATTCTTTGGCAGAGGACTCTGAACTAAGCTCTCCAAGCTCCCCAAGGTTACGGAGGAAAGTGCTGTCTCAGCAGGACTCGTATCTTCAGCGTCTGTCAATCTCGTCCAACGCGTCCCTCTGGCAGGACATCCCCATGATCCGAGGAAGCAGAATGCTGCTGAACATGTCCCGAGATGATCAGAAACTGCAGGAG GCCAAGTTCGAGTTGATCATGTCAGAGGCCTCGTACTTGCGCAGTTTAAATGTGGCAGTGGATCACTTCCAGTGCTCATCAGAACTCCAGACACTCCTCACCAATCAGGAGCGCAAGTGGCTTTTCTCCCGCCTGCAGGAAGTGCGTGATGTCAGTGCCAG TTTCCTCTTCGAGCTGGAGGAGAAGTTTGAGGAGAACATGTTCAACTTCAACGTGTGTGATGTGGCTCTGAGACATGCCCCTGAATTCCGCAAGGTGTATCTACCATACGTGACAAATCAGACCTACCAGGAGCAGATTTTCCAGAAGCTAGT gactgGGAATGCAAGGTTCCAGCAAGtcctggagaaactggaaagtgCCACGGTGTGCCAGCGCCTCTCGCTCAAATCCTTCCTCATTCTCCCCTTCCAACGCATCACCCGACTCAAACTCCTCCTACAG AATATATTGAAGAGAACCCCGCCTGAGTCGGATGAAGAAGTGCAGGCCACACAGGCTTATGATGCACTGGAGAAG ctcaTAAAGGACTGCAACGAAAACGTCCAGCGCATGAAGAGCACTGAGGAGCTGATCTACCTAAGACAAAAGATTGATTTTGAGTGCAAG AACAACCAGGGGAAAAGAGTGGAATTCCTCTTTCGCACAGAGACACA CAGTGAGAAGCTGCGATGGATCTCCGCTCTGGCGCCACCACGAGGAGAACCAGATCTCTTAGAAAGCCCTG ACTCACCTCAGGTTCAGTGCATACGGACATACAAAGCTCGGGAGAATGACGAGCTGGCTCTGGAGAAAGCAGATATCCTCATGGTCATGCAGAACAGCAACGACG GCTGGATGGAAGGAGTGAAACTCTCAGATGGAGAGAGAGGCTGGTTTCCCTCAGAGCATGTGGAAGTGATCTCCAGCAAACACGCACGCCAGATGAACCTAAAGGAGGAACAGCGTGTGAAGAATGCCAAACAGCAGGTCTTCTGCAAGAAATAG